The DNA segment AACCGTGATGAATACTTGTTCGAGAGCAATAGCAAGTATTGGGATGATGCTATTAATTATTGGTGGTGGTGGGGCTTTTAAACAAGTACTCATTGATGGTGGTGTTGGTGACTACGTGGCTGAATTATTTAGTGACACGACATTATCACCTATCTTACTGGCGTGGATGATCGCTGCTATTTTACGAATCGCTTTAGGATCTGCAACGGTTGCGGCTTTAACAACGGCCGGTTTAGTTATTCCTCTGTTAGGTACAACTGACGTTAACTTAGCTTTGGTCGTACTTGCAACTGGAGCAGGTAGTTTAATCGCTTCACATGTTAATGATGCTGGTTTCTGGATGTTTAAAGAGTTTTTTGGTTTGACGATGAAAGAAACATTTGCAACATGGACATTACTTGAAACGATTATTTCTGTTGCTGGATTAGGGTTTATTCTATTATTAAGTCTAATTGTTTAAAAAGGAGATAGAAAATATATGAGTAATACAATTGGTGTTATGGGTCTAGGTGTAATGGGAAGAAGTATTGCGATGAATATGGCAAGTAAAGGTGAACATGTAGCTGTCTATAATTACACAAGAGATTTAACGGACTTGCTAGTAAAAGATATCGAACAACAACAACTTTATCCATATTACGATGTGCAAGAATTTGTGCAGTCTTTACAGTCACCAAGAAAAATTTTCATGATGGTCACTGCTGGGAATGTTGTAGATTCAGTGATTAAATCATTAGTACCATACCTTGAGCCAGGCGATATTATCATGGACGGTGGTAATTCAAACTATCAAGACACGGCCCGAAGATTTGATGAATTGAAGTCACAAGACATTGATTATTTAGGTATTGGTGTTTCTGGTGGGGAAGAAGGAGCCTTGAAAGGTCCTTCCATCATGATTGGCGGCGAAAAAGAAGTATATGAAAAAGTAGCATCTATTTTCACTAAAATTGCTGCTCAAGTTGAAGGAAACCCTTGCTGTGCGTATATGGGTCCTAAAGGTGCAGGTCATTTTGTGAAAATGGTGCATAATGGAATTGAGTATGCCGATATGCAACTCATTGCAGAAGCCTATACTTTTTTGAGAGAAAAACTACATATCCCTCTCAATGAAATTGCTGATATTTTTGAAACATGGAATCAAGGGGAACTGAAAAGTTATCTGATTGAAATCACAGCCGATATATTA comes from the Paenisporosarcina antarctica genome and includes:
- the gnd gene encoding decarboxylating NADP(+)-dependent phosphogluconate dehydrogenase, translated to MSNTIGVMGLGVMGRSIAMNMASKGEHVAVYNYTRDLTDLLVKDIEQQQLYPYYDVQEFVQSLQSPRKIFMMVTAGNVVDSVIKSLVPYLEPGDIIMDGGNSNYQDTARRFDELKSQDIDYLGIGVSGGEEGALKGPSIMIGGEKEVYEKVASIFTKIAAQVEGNPCCAYMGPKGAGHFVKMVHNGIEYADMQLIAEAYTFLREKLHIPLNEIADIFETWNQGELKSYLIEITADILRKQDEKTGLPLVDVILDKTGQNGTGKWTSIQAIDNGIPVSIITESLFARYISHVKEERLHAASILAGPETTNEPVDQEEWVESVRQALYMGKICAYAQGFTQYKVTSKINDWNLPLQDIALIFRGGCIIRAEFLNTISEAFGAQESTTNLLIAPYFVEKTKAYQIGMRKVVAESMMSGMAFPSLSAALTYYDSYRTGYSTANLLQAQRDYFGAHTYERTDVEGSFHTIWK